Genomic DNA from Pempheris klunzingeri isolate RE-2024b chromosome 22, fPemKlu1.hap1, whole genome shotgun sequence:
TTCCGGCATGTGCATTTCTTTTAGAAGGGGGCTTCATGTCTGGGCATCTTAAACACTCCACAGCTCCACCCCTCCAGAATCTCTGTCAACAGATGGGAATTTTCCACTTGTCTTCCCGGAATAAggcctttctctccctccctccctcctgctctccattTCTTTTCGTTAGAATACCGGAAGTCTCCATATCGGCTGGTACATCCAGGCGGGCGGCGCCTCCTCGGGCTCGTTTACTGGAAACCCCGCCCCGCCGGGCCCTCCCTCACCTTAAACGAGCGCCCgctcccctctcccctcagtCTGTTCCGCTGCAGTCGGACCTCCGCCGCACCTGGAAACACCAacacctgcttttttttttttttttaactccattTCCGAGGCATCTTTACCGGTAAACATGGCGCAGATCAACACCTGCCTCAAACGGATCTTCACCATCTTCAACATCTTCTTCGCGGTGAGTTTTAATAACCGTTAAAAATGGCCGCCGCTCGGAATAAAAAGTGCGTAGTTTGCTGCAGGTCGGACTCTTCGGGCTTTAAATCACAACTTTCCGCACTCCTGCCGCCACTTTTATCCGTTTTTAAACCCGTAAATCTTCTCCAAACGAACAGGTGTCCccacattttagtttttaaccGGAAAAACAACTTTATCTGGACGCAAACTGTCCGGTAACGTCGTGACCTGAACTCCAGCAGAAGCTCCGAAAAGTGTAAACAAACAGTTTCACTGaattaaaacagagaaagaaaaaggttttaatgtgttaaattcactgtaatgttgtgttttaatgttgtgaATGAGCCCAGTCACCTGTGTTGGTGCtgtttaaactaaaataaagttaaatgttGACTTAGATTTAactttttctgactttttaagttgtttttgaGGCCGTTATTTAGTCTTTAGTAGCTAAATAAAGTGTTTCCAGCTCCCCTGGATGTAGTTTACTAAGAATCCTGTTACATGTGCCTATTATTCTTAACTTAATTAATTGTATGGCCTTTGTTTCGCTGTGAAtcactttgtaaatgtgttgtaaAAGGCCCAGTTGGAttgttaaaactaaaacaaagtcaaatgttttattaaatttatctttattaaattattaagttgtttttttaaagcatttctgTCCCATTGTGTAGTTTTACCTTGAATCATGTTGgtcatatattttattattattattataaaggcctattattatttttgaggCTGCAGTTAAAATCTGAGAGGACAAAAGTGAGTAATTGAACTCAGGTTGACGTCTTTTGACTAAAAAAGTTGAGAAACCTGAGTGACTAAATATTTGGTATTTCTTCCTGGAGAGACGatcgaagcagcagcagacagttttCTGGGATGCAGCCAGGCTTTTTATTTGCTGTCGgcctttgtttgagttttgctgcttttctccctcttcagTAGTtggcagctgtgttttgttgtgcaGGAGGCTTCAGCTCTTCCTGGTGTTGGTTTACAGCGAGCAGACGAGCTCTTCTGGTTTTCCTCACCGGTGTTCACAACTGTGACGCAGATATTCACATTTCAAGTTCTGACTGTTTGTCTTCCTGCAGTGATTTTCAAGGCGTGGGCCTGTAACCTCAAGTAACCTCATTAAAACACTGCGATGAAACATTAATCTCCCTTAGAACTAAAGTCGCACTAAACCTATTATTGTTTTATGATTAACAGATTTAATTCTTCGGCCTAAATAAGAAAACAGTTTTGCCCGAGCAGAAGCTCAAGACCCCACAAACATTCAGTCCACTATACTGATGAGGTGAAGGAACAATGAGATGCTCTGATAATCATCAATTTCAATTGATGGaataattggaaaaaaatagaagtaatttttctgttttatttgagttttaGAAGCTCAAAGACATAAAATTATcccataataataatgagacattttatttttggctgcttttcttGAAACTCAAAAccacagacttttattttggcgAGGTGAAGTGCCGCTTGTGTTGTGTGAtcaatctttgttttttgtgtgtgtgtttcagattaTTGGCGGCGTCGTCATCGCGCTCGCTCTGCTGTTTCAAGCCCTCACAAGCGTCAACGGAGGAGAAGCTGTAAGTACAAATGCACTTGAAACATGAAATTCACAAGATCgaaccataaaaacaaaaataataaccCGTCGATCGCCTCTTCTGCTTCCAGCTGGAGGGTCGGACCACCGGCCTCGTCGTCCTGTACATCGTGGGCTCCATTACCCTGGTGATCGCCATCTTGGGAGCCTATGGCGCCCACAAGGAGAGCAAGGTGTCCCTGATCATGGTGAGTACTGACGCAGGGGCTGCACAGGATGACGACATTTCAGAGTAAGAGCGTGCACGAGGCGAGATTATGCCCAAGACACGCAATCTGGGGAAGTTTCATCAGTTTCAGGGAAGTGAAGTCCGTCTTTTTACCTCTGAGTCACAGGGTTACGACAAGATTTGACACTTTTGAGCCTGCTTCTGTCAATCATCTCTACAATAAATGCCATAAATAAGgactatttctttaaaacattaatttagaaggagaaaacatctttttatgACACTGGACTGGACGTTGCTAATTGTTCTATGATACCACTGCGTATATAACGtcggaaaagaaaagaaatacaggACCAACTGTAACAGTATGTTTGGTCTGAGGGTTCTCTTATGGCTTGAACACgatgcaaaacaacaacaaaaaaacgtTTCCAGACGTCTGGTAAATTCCTGCAGCTCTAACTGAGGGGAAAACCCAACTGCTGCTTGGTCCTCACCTGTCAGATTAACCACCGTGACCACTTTGATGATCAGTAAATTGGTTTCAGACATTAAGGGGAAAACTTTGGACTCTGATTAATCAGTGATGAGAAGAATCGTTAGtcgctgcacaaacacaccaaatatttaaatgattgattaaaCCTTCGGTCAGTCACTGAGATTAAGACTTGAAGACACAACAGAAATCTGCACAATACAAATTTAAACAATGAGGAGAAATGAAGAGAAGTCGGCCATGAGAATCAATAAAGACTTCAGGTTTTAAATTCGCCGCTGGCATTTACCAACACGTCTGAGTGAATATGTTAGGGGTTTTCCACAAACAGTGttttagaaaaagaaagttCTGATTTGAAGTGTTGTTGTGGTgacagtctgtctctctctctgtctgtctgtctgtctctctctctctctagttcCTGGTGTGTATGGTGATTGGAAGTCTGCTGATGCTCCGTGCTGGTATCCCCGCCGCCACTGTCCGCCcacaggtaaaaacaaaaaccttgcGCTCCGCCGCAACACGAGACGATTAAACCCCCCAGTTTTGTGCTCCTGTTGAATCAGTCCATGATATtgtaataactgtgtgtgtgtgtgtgtgttttgaagatGGATGCCGTGTTGGAGGAGAAATTTCGTGAATTGCTGCCTCTGGACACGGCCAGAGAGGATGTGAAGAACGTGGCCATCAGCCTGCAGACACAGGTAAGATATACAGATGtgtaataaacacacacacgctggccGCAGGGTGaaaaggaaagtgtgtgtgtggttgttgaAAACAGGAAGCAAGAAAAACCGCTCCGACCACACGTCTGGTGCTTCATGACATTTCAGCACAGACGGAGGCAGGAAGTGGTTTTCTGCACATGGAGCTCCGTCACAAACTCTGTGAAGGGTTCCATCGATTGAACAGCCGTTAACGAGCACCAACAGTTTTTCAGCCACTTTCTTGTGTCTCCGCCTGACATGTTGGTGATTTAATTTATGTTGTGACGTTTCTGGACGTAGTTTCCTTCAAACCACGAGGTCGCGTCTGACATAAGTTTGGATTTTCTGATTCTAACCGTCTGTCGTAACCTCGTCTAAGCCTTCAGCTACGTGGCGTTCACTTCACACACGATGTGACTGCAGATAAAGTGAAACGCCGACGTGAACGAGGCGTGTCGCCGGGCAGAAATGCAAATCgagtgcagcagagaggaagtgagaaatTTTACTAAAAAGTGGCGTCGTCCTCGTCAGGTCGTCGCTGCCACAACGCTGTTCCTGTTTTTAAGCTgcacttcctcttcttctctcagaTAAAAGCCAAGAaccaaacaaagaggaaacaatcAAACATGGGAGCGAAGCAGATCATTTAATTCCTTCCTTTTTTTGCCCCCTTGTTCCTGAAGAGTCTTCaagttttatcattttagtgCTTTTTATTATTGACCCTCTAAAGAAGCTCTTGTTTTTGGGCCTGTGTGTTAATGAGCAACTTGGACGCTACAAAGAACTTCACATCCCCTAAAAACCACTGAAATATGTCTGTGTGCGTCTTGTTGTCAGAGTTTTAATGCTAATAATGAACTATTttgaactaactaactaattacACGGACTGTAGCTGACTGTTACCACAGTATACATGTAcgtggaaaagagaaaaactgacACGAACACATGAACCAATAAAGTTTCTTACTATCAAGCAGCTGGAACCATCACAGTTTTGGGCACGTTTGCTTCCCCCTGTTGCCGATCGATAACCTTCCTGTcggtttcttcttctcctcccgTGTTTAGCTGCACTGCTGTGGTCTGTTCAGCTATGAGGACTGGGAGGGAAACATCCCCGACTCCTGCCTGTGCaaccaggaggaggagatggagggaaagtgtcagtcagtcagctacAGAGTGAGTATGGACGCATGAACAGGAgagctttttaaaattaaaataaaagaaaaaggtactaacatttttcttctcttacaGAATATCATGCTGAGGAAGTCCGTCTACATCAAGGTCAGTGGAGCCAAACTTTAAAGGGTCACTGTTTTTATATCTAAATCACTGGTAGGTAGCAAGTCAGCTGAGAAAGGaggcacctgatcacagtaggtccactaaaagagcttgtttgatccactgacaggctcagagtgttattctaagtgtgtgacagcatcatggaaaggatccctacagagagagacctggaagatccttttggtttaaccacaaacagcacacacaccagactacattcactaaaacagggattttttttgagcctgtcagtggatcaaacaagctcttttagtggacctactgtgatcaggtgcagttgtcccaaaggatcaggttgcagcccgtttggtggctgctggctgaggtgatctactggaccagttccaacacttttactacctaccagtcactcagacaccaggatgtgtaaaaACTACCAAAGAAGTGAAAGCAGATTGTATAAACTCCGACTGTGTGATACTGAAGTGACCTTCTCTCCCCCCTCGTCCTCAGACCTGCTTCCCCATCATCAGTCACTACGTCCTGTTGGTCACTGACATCATGATCGGCGTCGTCTTCACTCTGGCTGCTCTGGCGGTGAGCGACACTCTGCACTCCATTCAAGCCGCTGATTTATAAACGTTTCACAATTTAAGTCTTGTTAGAAAACTGAAGGGACTCTGAGAACGCTGACACACTagagggcttttaatttgaaatggaaacaggaagtgttgacTAAAGTTGAGTTTCCATGACCTATAACTGTAACATGgcatgtaaaaaaacattttaaacacacacgtTAGATGAGGGATCTCAGACCCAAAACACAGTAAAGATATTTAAAATCACAATAATGTCAAATGAACCTTATAATTCTACAAACAACCCTCATGTATGACTCATCTAGCTACCAGCGTTAGAGACTTTCTGGCTGTCGAATTGATGAAAACTGAGGCAAAAGTCAACAGTGGACATTTACAAGTCTTTGAAAAGTTCTCTTTTATCTCTTCTGTTGTTACTGACCTTGACTTCCTgtccaccctccctctctccctccctccctccctccctgcagctGCTTGGCAtgactctgtcctccatcatgaTCCACCAGCTGCGTCACCCCGACCAGCCCACCATCCTGATGACGGTGCCCGCCATCTTCACCACGGCTCCTCCCAAATACCAGGAGCTGCACAACCCTCCACAGTACTAGAGGAGCGCCGGCGCCTCGCTCCCCCCCCTTTAGCTTCAGGGAGTCGAGCTGGTTATTCTTGAATTCAAGGCGGGCGGAGGACCGTGAGTCCAAAGTGCCTTACGTCACTGTGAGGAGTCCTGACTGTTGGCTCCATTGAGATCAATGGAAACTGTAACAAAAACACCACTGGGTTTGATTTTTCTAATGCAAAGCAGCTCTGCAAAGAGCTGAATCGGCgtttttatgccttttttattttattcttaacGTGTGTTGATATGATTGGCCAGTGTCACAAGGGGCGGGGCTTATTAATCGCTTGCAATTTTGTCAAAATCTGATGTTTCCATCCAACCAGAGAGGAgaaagttgtatttttttttcctaatcaAAATTTTGAGACGCCATCTTTTAAATTATGGCTTTTTTTCTATGGAGTTTGGTGTTAAAAATCATCTTCTGGACACACTGGAGCTGCATCAGGGTCGACTTGATAAAGAAAATcttttaaataacttttcttcAGTATTAAAACACCCCTAAAGTCAAGATTGTAACATAATGAATCACCAAAGCATCTTTACAGACTTTGTCCCtcgtgaggggaaaaaaaaaatagtaaaaagtgACATCTTTATGTTGAAAGACAGGATTTTAATCTCTAAAGAATTATTAATTCTCTCATGTCAACATACCTGATACCAAACTTCATAGAAAAAATTAAGAATTTAATCTCTCAATTCTGTGAAAAGTCCTACATGTTTAGAAACTTGTTGGTTTAGAACCAAACCTCATAGAAATAAGTCAGAATTTAAAGTTTTGTTTGTGATCACAGGAATAAAATCCCGACCAACGTCCTCtctggtttttcttttcattccatGCGAACATTGTGAGCTCTGCAGAAGCACTGGAGAACAAGGAGCtgcaatattttacatttttagttaCTTCTGACGGCAAAGAAGCTTAAACTTTTGTTACTTTCCAGCTCAGGACGGATTGATCGACTTTAATCCACCAACTGGTGTCTctgcagaagctgctgctctcgTCTTTATTGTTAAAGATATATATTCTGCACATTTTGTTAGTGAATGTCAgtgagtgttttctttaacgGTCACCACTTTACCATCATACGCTTGTCTTAAAGCAAACGCTTCATAATCCACAATTTCCTGTTGACcagcaaaaggaagaaaaagagaagttgaggcttttattttgaaaaccgaGCACTGTGTTGACAAGGCTGCAGATGCGACAAATTAAAAGCATGTACTGTTGAGCGGAGATGTGAGATTCAGAGagatgcaatgttttttttttaatgaaaaatgtaaataaggaAGAAAACAAGATGTTTGAGTGCAGAACGTCACTTTAAGCCAGTTAATGTGTGAAACCGGAAAAGGGAAATATtcttggcattttttttttaaatctctttgtATCTGAGCTGATGCTGTAGATCCCCAACGGCTTACATAATAAAAACCATCCACaaaacttgtttgtttgtgtttgtactgtagACAAATATTAACAGACTGTTTGAGGTTGAGGCCAAGTGATAATAATCCCTTGTTACATTTAACTTATAGTCGTTGTTAGCCGTGCTAGCAGCGCAGCTAACAACGACTATTAAATGTAATAACTTTGTGATCCTCTTGAATtgtcattcatatttttattcatatcatATTTTGATGTTGAAATGACAGAATAAATTTAAATCTTTgtagtagatcacctcagctgatctgtaagatcctctttgtttaaCCAGGAACAGCGgttacatcgctctcttcaaagccaccagactccattgacaaaaacagtcattttaactcaAATCAAAGGCAGCGGTGGACCTGCAACTCCTGTGctcttgtgttattgtgtgttgcacaaatattgtgttggatccacaCTAAAACATCagagtcacacagtaacacaaactgcctaactgatcagcagcagcagaccagcaagtccagtgttctgttctctaaaatccctgttttagtgaatgtagtctggtgtgtgtgctatttcctgttaaaccaaaaggatcttccaggtctctctctgtagggatcctttccatgatgctgtcacacacttagaataacacttaTGCTGTGTGtaaacattatattattattaaacacaAGACACAGATTTAGAAATGCCTTAAAATCATCCCACAAGTATgagaaaatatagaatatcaccagagCTCATTTCTGCATCGTTAAAAGTTGAAGTGCATGAAAAAAGCGCATGAAATAACGACAATGTGTCCGACACGTCCATGCGTTGTGTAAATGGTTATAATTGTTCTATTATCGTTACAAAAACACTTTGACACGAGCactttaaaaaattacatttccaaaaagtgcgctgattttttttttttgtttgtttccttttcaaccacatttgttgttgttgttgttgttgttccccCCCCAAACAGAACAGGACACACAGCGCTagttttctcttcttctatGTGCGTAGATTTTCCCAAAAGGCAGATAAAACATCCTGTACGGTTGTTTTCTTTTCCGGTGAGCGTGGAGGAGATTAATGGAGCTACAGATCTCCATCACCGCCGCAGGAATACAACTTATTAAATAACCACTGTTCCGGTTTTTATTCAccatttgttttaaaagaaaaaacaaacaaagccttTTACAGAAATCAAACATGCACGGTATCGTTTCTCTGtccaggagagtgtgtgtgtttgtctgtgtgtagtTATGAGGACCTGTGTTGTTCCAcctgcattgtgaggacattttgtctgGTCCTCACAGCTTCAAAGGGCCGTCTGAGAATTAAAACTTCCTTATTAGGTTAAAGTTAGGTACGGTTATGGTTagcatttagttgtgatggtaAAGGTTGAGATAAGGGGAGTGTCCTCATAACTATATAaagacatgaatgtgtgtgtgtgtgtagaggaggaggaggaggatgaaggagcaGCTGCACAATATCCAAAAATAATCGTTTAATTATACAGTTATGTGATAGAGCTGAAACCGTTCcgtcaattaatcaattaaaaagaaaattaattgaCAATTAAAAGTCAAAACTTTTGTTTCcatcatgtgaaaatgtgaagatttgctttttttgtgtttcatttctctgtaaatcaaatatttttgaaGGTTTTTGGGGACAAAACAACCAATTTTGAAGAGTTTGTCACTAAATTCACTTTGTAAACTAAACAATTAAtggattaaataaatgaaacctgattttattgattatttcagcCGTCAAACTGCTAAACTGACACGTTTTAATCAtcgtacattttatttttcaaaataaacttacatgtttgttaaaatattattaaatttaaatacataaattaacAACAAATATCAAAGTGTAGTTTAACGTACAGACTGGAAAtctaaatgaacagaaacagcttCAGAAAATCAACAGAGatttaatttgataaattattCGACGATCGatcaggaaaaacattttatgacttttcatcaattaaaatgaaaagaaaagtgaaattttgatcaaaatttaaaaagaaaaaaacacattttgtttccAGCACTGACGTGTTTGAGATTTGCTgttaatttattctttttaatctcTAAATTAGATTTTATTCTGACGTTTACGGACCAAAACCCTGCAGAGAAAATTAAACAAACGTTTTCTGACATCTTGTTTGAGATCAAtaacataaagacagaaaaacaagtgtttAACTGGATCAACGTTTTtatatttgttgctttttatttctacttttacaaACTGAactttacacatttatttttaatttcttgcttaatttttcagttttgtttttaatttcctttaattttatctcttcttctttaaatttttaattgaTTTGACCAGGAAACACATGAAGCTTCTCACAAACTTGTTAATTTTCAGGCTTTATAATCACTTTTaactttgtgttcagtgtttcttcAAAGTCAGATTTAATGATTTGAGTATCAGATCGGAATAAAGGACGAGTTCGGCCTTTTTTCACATGTATGACGGCATATTGGGGCTGATTACTGAGCTGCCGGACgggtaataaataataaaatttaaaataaatcgTGGATATTCTCTGTGATTACAGTAGTAAATTTACATGACAAGAAAAAACTCAGGGAAtctctgaaaataaacatttatgagaaaaaaactgaatgttGGTGGTTTAAGTCATAAATTtgtaagaaaaataatattctCAGATTATAAAGTCACAAATTAAAACCTCAGATTTTTACAAAGTTTTGataaaacagaagtaaaaaagttttttcttgTTGCTTAATGTGATTATTTAGTATATTTGGATGAATTTGTCCGCTGTGAGCAGAATATAATCTAATTTATGACTTTATAATCCCAGAAAATCCCACTTCGTCACCACGGAGCACGTGAACAGCATGGAAACAATTCACTGTCCACTTACTGGCTTTTCTGGGGCTTTTAACACCATCTAATGGTCTTCCTCCACCAATAAAAACGAACTCCAACCCCCGAGGAAGACcatgaaatgtgtctgaaagCTCAGGGAAAAAGTAACAGGTGagactttttctgtttttctcaggtgtgttttcaaacattttacatgTACAAACatataaatctaattaaaaCAGGAGCTGATCAACAGAGACCGAAACAAATATTGATATCTGAGAGTGACAGATTATGATCACAGGTGTTTTTGTCCAGCAGGTGGAGCCGCTGGGCCTCGAGCGGTcggcctgctgctcctctgggtttggaaacaggaaacatgtttatatttttagataaaTACGATGGTTGATGGAggtttgtacagtgtgtgtttgtatttctggATGCATGTTTTATCCCccctcaaaaacaaaaaccaacaaagaaaaacaaaataaatctctGCTGAAGTCTGAGCCGCCATTTTGTGTCCTAAAATCAACCGTTTAATTTA
This window encodes:
- the LOC139221672 gene encoding tetraspanin-8-like; translation: MAQINTCLKRIFTIFNIFFAIIGGVVIALALLFQALTSVNGGEALEGRTTGLVVLYIVGSITLVIAILGAYGAHKESKVSLIMFLVCMVIGSLLMLRAGIPAATVRPQMDAVLEEKFRELLPLDTAREDVKNVAISLQTQLHCCGLFSYEDWEGNIPDSCLCNQEEEMEGKCQSVSYRNIMLRKSVYIKTCFPIISHYVLLVTDIMIGVVFTLAALALLGMTLSSIMIHQLRHPDQPTILMTVPAIFTTAPPKYQELHNPPQY